One Roseimicrobium gellanilyticum DNA window includes the following coding sequences:
- a CDS encoding FAD-dependent oxidoreductase — MKPASVSRRHFLNAALAGTALSQGTSSGAEMKETPKADTGTFHDPARDIPLADDADVIVCGAGPAGVSAAIVAARAGARVRLFEWRGCLGGVWTAGLLGYFLDFDKPGFAKELRDKLDARGARAGSKASAFCYDPEALKLLLEELCVEAGVKFQFHTRVAAAFREGNKLTTIVTDSKSGRQAWRAPVFIDTTGDGDLGALAGCSFEIGEAKDCPCQPMSLNALLMVKDAEALREFVRFGQALPGENSNSDKKERIREAIEKTGHFPSYARPTLWQVKDNLLFAMLNHEYGIKPFDAAEVTSATVRARSEMNKMVNGLRALGGPWEGLQIVATAEQIGVRDGRRIAGRFTVLKEDLIKGARYDDGVARVTFGVDIHATSAKHNRKGSATMPTDIKVKPYDIPLRALIAKDVDGLMMAGRCISGDFISHSSYRVTGNAVAMGEAAGVTAALAALSKRPPHEVAWTESVTKLTSMGLRA; from the coding sequence ATGAAGCCTGCCTCCGTCTCCCGCCGCCACTTTCTGAATGCCGCCCTCGCAGGCACCGCACTTTCACAGGGCACCTCGTCAGGCGCGGAAATGAAGGAGACTCCCAAAGCCGACACCGGCACCTTCCACGACCCCGCACGCGACATTCCCCTCGCGGATGATGCGGACGTCATCGTGTGCGGCGCTGGCCCTGCCGGTGTGAGCGCCGCCATCGTCGCCGCGCGCGCCGGTGCGCGGGTGCGTTTGTTCGAATGGAGAGGCTGCCTCGGCGGCGTGTGGACTGCGGGATTGCTGGGCTACTTCCTCGACTTCGACAAGCCAGGCTTCGCCAAGGAACTGCGCGACAAGCTCGATGCCCGTGGCGCACGTGCCGGCTCCAAAGCCTCCGCCTTCTGCTACGATCCAGAAGCGCTGAAGCTCCTGCTGGAAGAACTCTGCGTGGAAGCCGGGGTGAAGTTCCAATTCCACACCCGTGTGGCCGCCGCCTTCCGCGAGGGGAACAAGCTCACCACCATCGTCACCGACTCCAAGTCGGGCCGCCAGGCCTGGCGCGCTCCGGTGTTCATCGATACCACCGGCGATGGCGACCTCGGCGCGCTCGCGGGTTGCTCCTTTGAAATCGGTGAGGCCAAGGACTGCCCTTGTCAGCCCATGTCGCTGAATGCGCTGCTGATGGTGAAAGACGCCGAAGCCCTCCGCGAGTTCGTGCGCTTCGGGCAGGCACTGCCGGGTGAAAACTCCAACAGCGACAAGAAGGAGCGCATCCGCGAGGCCATTGAGAAGACCGGCCACTTCCCCTCCTACGCTAGACCCACGCTCTGGCAGGTGAAGGACAATCTCCTCTTCGCCATGCTGAATCACGAGTATGGCATCAAGCCCTTCGACGCTGCAGAAGTCACCTCCGCCACCGTGCGAGCCCGCTCCGAGATGAACAAAATGGTGAATGGCCTGCGCGCCCTCGGTGGTCCTTGGGAGGGCCTCCAGATCGTGGCCACCGCCGAACAGATTGGCGTGCGTGATGGACGCCGCATCGCCGGCCGCTTCACCGTGCTGAAGGAAGACCTCATCAAGGGCGCACGCTATGACGATGGCGTGGCCCGCGTGACCTTCGGCGTGGACATCCATGCCACCAGCGCGAAGCACAATCGCAAAGGCTCCGCCACCATGCCCACCGACATCAAGGTGAAGCCGTACGACATTCCCCTGCGCGCCCTCATCGCAAAAGATGTGGATGGCCTCATGATGGCCGGTCGCTGCATCAGCGGCGACTTCATCTCCCACTCCAGCTACCGCGTCACCGGCAATGCCGTGGCCATGGGCGAAGCCGCCGGTGTCACCGCCGCCCTCGCCGCCCTCTCCAAGCGCCCCCCGCACGAAGTCGCCTGGACCGAAAGCGTCACCAAGCTGACCTCCATGGGCCTGCGCGCCTAG
- a CDS encoding metallophosphoesterase family protein: MKPKKATRSLTRRDALKLTAAGFGGAALSSTGTLVAAESAQPFGAEFPMLDSLATGEWWAKAPAAGPRRQNPQAQARATQPPPMDVQRKDVVAFAIYTHQNGVLKMTAQLYPLKPDEPREARLEVKGEDGKWQEIARSPVLYPGWSAHIRVEKWDATKNVPYRVRHGKEAAFEGLIRRDPVDKDEIVIANMSCNSSRTAGLRPEIIENLKLQDPDVLFFAGDQTYRHTEHTAGWIEFGLQFRDIMKDRPTICTPDDHDVGHPNLWGENGRLSTLKGNADGGYMFPVEYVNQVQRQQSWSLPDPVDPTPVERGITVYYTRLIVGGVDFAILEDRKFKSGPAGKIPQMGPRPDHINDPSYDPKTIDLPGLQLLGERQEKFLRDWTQDWTGCEMKAVLSQTAFCGAVHMHGKRDERLLADLDCNGWPQTPRNRTLEEIRRAWAVHLCGDQHLAVTVKHGIAEFGDGPYAFTSPALVNTIYGRWWHPLDEQPGPNPVPGSPLPWTGDFKDGLGNRISMMAYANPPDISDEKQRADGYGLVRFQKSKRKIIFECWPRFSDAKQGNKAQFPGWPITVDMDQNDGRKVQGYLPELLFEDAKDPVVQVIAEMSGEVLYTVRARGNRFQPRVYAPGKYTVKVGAYKPDKQSLAGLEAKEQTAAGSRTVKLF, translated from the coding sequence ATGAAGCCGAAGAAAGCCACACGCTCCCTCACCCGTCGCGACGCGCTGAAGCTCACCGCCGCCGGCTTTGGGGGTGCAGCTCTGAGCAGTACAGGGACCTTGGTCGCTGCGGAATCCGCCCAACCCTTCGGCGCTGAGTTTCCCATGCTCGACTCCCTGGCCACGGGAGAATGGTGGGCAAAGGCACCCGCTGCCGGACCTCGCCGGCAGAATCCTCAAGCGCAGGCACGCGCCACCCAACCGCCACCCATGGACGTGCAACGCAAGGATGTCGTGGCTTTCGCCATCTACACGCACCAGAACGGCGTGCTGAAGATGACCGCTCAGCTCTACCCGCTGAAGCCAGATGAGCCCCGTGAGGCACGGCTGGAGGTGAAAGGCGAGGATGGGAAATGGCAGGAAATAGCCAGGTCACCCGTGCTCTATCCCGGATGGAGCGCTCACATCCGTGTGGAGAAATGGGATGCGACGAAGAACGTGCCCTACCGCGTGCGCCATGGGAAGGAAGCCGCGTTTGAGGGACTCATCCGCCGTGACCCAGTGGATAAGGACGAGATTGTAATCGCAAACATGTCGTGCAACTCCAGCCGCACGGCAGGCCTGCGACCGGAGATCATCGAGAATCTGAAACTACAGGACCCGGACGTTCTCTTCTTCGCAGGAGATCAGACTTATCGTCACACGGAGCACACCGCGGGCTGGATCGAGTTCGGCCTCCAGTTCCGGGACATCATGAAGGACCGTCCCACCATCTGCACCCCGGATGACCACGACGTGGGTCATCCCAATCTCTGGGGTGAGAACGGCAGGCTCTCCACACTCAAGGGGAATGCGGATGGCGGATACATGTTCCCCGTGGAGTATGTGAACCAGGTGCAGCGGCAGCAGTCGTGGAGCCTGCCGGACCCGGTGGATCCCACGCCCGTGGAGCGGGGTATCACGGTGTACTACACTCGATTGATCGTGGGCGGAGTCGACTTTGCCATTCTGGAGGACCGCAAGTTCAAGTCCGGCCCCGCAGGCAAGATTCCCCAGATGGGTCCACGCCCGGACCACATCAATGATCCTTCGTACGATCCAAAGACGATAGACCTGCCCGGTCTGCAATTGCTTGGCGAGCGCCAGGAGAAGTTCCTGCGCGATTGGACACAAGACTGGACCGGTTGCGAGATGAAGGCCGTGCTTTCGCAGACCGCCTTCTGCGGTGCGGTGCACATGCATGGGAAGCGGGATGAACGCCTGCTGGCGGACCTGGACTGCAATGGCTGGCCGCAGACACCGCGCAATCGCACTCTGGAAGAAATCCGCCGTGCATGGGCAGTGCATCTTTGTGGAGACCAGCATCTGGCCGTGACCGTGAAGCATGGCATCGCGGAGTTTGGTGACGGCCCCTACGCTTTCACCAGTCCGGCGCTGGTGAATACCATCTACGGTCGCTGGTGGCATCCCCTCGATGAGCAGCCGGGGCCCAACCCTGTGCCCGGCAGCCCGCTGCCGTGGACCGGTGATTTCAAGGACGGTCTCGGCAATCGCATCTCGATGATGGCCTATGCGAATCCGCCGGATATTTCGGATGAGAAGCAGCGCGCCGATGGCTATGGCCTCGTGCGCTTCCAGAAGTCAAAGCGCAAGATCATCTTCGAATGCTGGCCGCGCTTCTCGGATGCGAAGCAGGGCAACAAGGCACAGTTCCCCGGGTGGCCCATCACGGTGGACATGGACCAGAATGATGGACGCAAGGTGCAAGGCTATCTGCCGGAGCTGCTCTTCGAAGACGCGAAGGATCCCGTGGTCCAGGTCATCGCGGAGATGAGCGGTGAAGTCCTCTACACCGTGCGCGCGCGGGGAAATCGCTTCCAGCCACGTGTGTATGCGCCCGGGAAATACACAGTGAAGGTGGGTGCGTACAAGCCGGACAAACAATCACTCGCCGGACTGGAGGCAAAAGAGCAGACCGCAGCAGGCTCGCGCACGGTGAAGCTCTTCTAA
- a CDS encoding GNAT family N-acetyltransferase: protein MSLLESISSHLTACTIREYTAEDLPACLAIYHSNEGVYYPAGHVEKFTDFLERGTSYFLVVEHESEIVGCGGLELSGDGPWAWLACGMIHKDRQKKGLGTTLLAARLSLLEPEGRPVLVRVRTGTTAAAFYDRFGFTLHSVAQNQYGPGEHGGNLELLIRPEEVDALRATLVEHEVNLVLNDLPADETVAEQD, encoded by the coding sequence ATGTCCCTCCTGGAATCAATCTCCTCCCATCTCACCGCGTGCACCATTCGTGAATACACTGCCGAGGACCTCCCGGCGTGCCTAGCGATATATCACTCCAATGAAGGTGTGTACTACCCCGCGGGGCACGTGGAAAAGTTCACCGACTTCCTGGAGCGCGGCACCTCCTACTTTCTCGTGGTGGAGCATGAGAGCGAAATTGTGGGCTGCGGTGGCCTGGAACTGAGTGGAGATGGCCCCTGGGCGTGGCTCGCCTGCGGCATGATTCACAAGGACCGCCAGAAGAAGGGGCTGGGCACCACGCTGCTGGCAGCACGTCTCTCCCTGCTGGAGCCGGAGGGCCGGCCCGTGCTGGTGCGGGTACGTACCGGCACCACAGCAGCTGCGTTCTATGATCGCTTTGGCTTTACCTTGCACAGCGTCGCGCAAAATCAATACGGCCCCGGCGAGCACGGAGGCAATCTGGAACTGCTCATCAGGCCGGAGGAAGTGGATGCCCTGCGTGCCACACTGGTGGAGCATGAGGTAAATCTCGTGCTCAACGATCTGCCTGCGGACGAGACCGTGGCAGAGCAGGACTGA
- a CDS encoding sulfatase family protein produces MKRTFLLLLVFISAWLSASAAENPKVNVLLITSDDLGVQVGCYGDKVARTPNLDAMAKKGRLFENAYVAQASCSPSRSAMFTGIYPHANGQYGLVNGGFALHEPLRAQTIPALLKNAGYSTALLGKLHVAPENTFPFDQRLKSDMRDVKNVAKVAGAYIRETQEPFFFMVNFADPHVMGRSPRPPDEAFPTQYEGIPETPLKVGEVPPFPFQKIDTQEQIERVTQYYNAVTRIDAGLGLLLAELEASGKMNNTLVLFVGDHGPPFVRGKTSCYEGGVKVPMLALWPGVFTPGERTPALVGTVDLLPTILDATGQTIPGNVQGRSLRHTLDASQHRQYLATEFHFHGSIPFFPRRTIRDARYKLIHNLLAGKARPNSGIDGDAALAMARSEKFSGTEVAKLFELAANPPEFELYDLQTDPWEWKDLASQPEHAETLKRLQTALLEWRENTKDPLLTPEGMAAMKAMEKPMTHLNTPAKKPGAKGKGKTAPKKDADE; encoded by the coding sequence ATGAAACGCACCTTCCTCCTCCTGCTGGTCTTCATCAGTGCATGGCTTTCCGCCTCCGCCGCGGAGAATCCCAAAGTCAATGTGCTGCTCATCACCTCCGACGATCTCGGCGTGCAGGTGGGCTGCTACGGAGACAAGGTGGCACGCACGCCGAATCTCGACGCGATGGCAAAAAAAGGGCGCCTCTTTGAGAATGCCTACGTGGCCCAGGCCTCGTGCAGTCCTTCTCGCAGCGCAATGTTCACAGGCATCTATCCGCACGCGAATGGACAGTACGGTTTGGTGAATGGAGGCTTTGCCCTGCATGAGCCGTTGCGGGCACAGACCATTCCCGCACTGCTGAAGAATGCCGGCTACAGCACCGCCCTCCTGGGAAAGCTGCACGTGGCTCCCGAGAATACATTCCCCTTCGACCAGCGGCTCAAGTCAGACATGCGTGATGTGAAGAATGTGGCAAAGGTCGCCGGTGCCTACATCCGCGAGACGCAGGAGCCCTTCTTCTTCATGGTAAACTTCGCGGATCCGCACGTCATGGGACGCAGTCCCCGTCCGCCGGATGAGGCATTTCCGACGCAATATGAGGGCATCCCTGAAACTCCATTGAAGGTCGGTGAGGTGCCTCCCTTCCCATTCCAGAAGATCGATACTCAAGAACAAATCGAGCGTGTGACGCAGTACTACAATGCTGTCACGCGCATTGATGCCGGACTCGGCCTGCTCCTCGCTGAGCTGGAGGCCTCGGGCAAGATGAACAACACACTTGTGCTCTTCGTGGGAGACCATGGTCCGCCTTTTGTGCGTGGGAAGACCTCCTGCTACGAAGGTGGGGTGAAGGTACCCATGCTCGCGCTGTGGCCCGGTGTCTTCACTCCCGGAGAACGCACGCCTGCACTCGTGGGCACGGTGGACCTCTTGCCAACCATTCTGGACGCAACGGGACAAACCATCCCCGGGAACGTACAGGGCCGCTCGCTCCGCCACACCCTGGATGCCTCCCAGCATCGCCAGTACCTGGCCACCGAGTTTCATTTTCATGGTTCCATCCCTTTCTTTCCGCGCCGCACCATTCGCGACGCCCGGTACAAACTGATCCACAATCTGCTTGCCGGAAAGGCCAGGCCAAACTCCGGCATCGATGGTGACGCTGCTCTCGCGATGGCACGCAGTGAGAAGTTCTCTGGAACCGAGGTCGCCAAGCTCTTCGAGCTCGCGGCCAATCCACCTGAGTTCGAACTGTACGATCTGCAGACGGATCCATGGGAGTGGAAAGACCTAGCCTCGCAACCCGAGCATGCAGAAACGCTGAAGCGTCTGCAAACCGCCTTGTTGGAGTGGCGCGAAAACACCAAGGACCCGTTGCTCACTCCCGAGGGCATGGCCGCGATGAAGGCCATGGAGAAGCCCATGACTCACCTCAATACACCGGCGAAGAAGCCTGGCGCGAAAGGCAAAGGCAAAACAGCCCCCAAAAAGGATGCCGACGAGTGA